The Candidatus Binataceae bacterium genomic interval GTGGAGTTGCATATCCGGCGGAGCCGGCGGCCAGCTCAGATAACTCACCGGCGGATTTTCCGCTAAAGCCGCAGCGGCAATCTGCCGATGCGCTTGCAGTCCGCCACACAACACAAATCCCCCGATGACGCTGAACAACAAGGCCACGGCACCGGCCGATTTAATCCCCGCACGCTCTTTTGGCATCCTAAAGGTCTCCCCCGGTCCCGCCTTAGCCCTGCGGTAGCTAGATATGCTAATCGATTTTATTTATGCTAAATCTAATTACTATCATCTAAATACATCGTTAGAGTTTACTTATTAATTAAGACTGGCTCACCAAAGTTTTAACAATTGATTATTATTATAATCTGCAATAAATATCAAACATCAGCATTATATCAGTAATATGAGCTTCGACAAGCCTCGATGCCACCGCGCACCAGTTGGCCGGGCGAACTATCCCCACGCAATTGGCGAGGACGGGACGGGAGGACGGGACGGAAGGTTTATGAGGGCATCTTCAGCTGGCGATACCTTAGGAAATGTCTGTGCTGCCGAGATCGCCGCTGGCATAAGCGACGGTGGCAAGGGTTGTGTCTTCTTCGACTACCGAATCGAACACGATTGCAATCCGGCCGGTCTGACCAGGTGTGACTTTGAGAAAATCACGACCTCGCAGGATTCAACCCTTCGCTCATCTTGCGCCCTTGGCGGCGAAAACGATGGAATTAATCACCGGACACGCCGACAGCGAAAGGAAAGCACGGGCCCCTCGCTGCCGATATCGCGCCACAACCCGGCTTGAGCAGGGTGTTGAACTGTGCGAAAACCAAAGAGCTTAACCAGCCGCCCAGGCGTATGTCTGGCGCCCGCATCACAAAAACAACGTCGAGGAGATGGTTCGCGATGGAAATCGTCAAACAGGAGATTGAAATTCCCACTGGCCAGGAGCGGATGTCTTGTCACATCGCGCGCCCGACCAGCGGTGGCCCCTACCCGGCGCTGGTGGTGGTGATGGAGGTTTTCGGCCTCAATGATAATATCCGCAAGCTGGCCGACCGCTTCGCCAGCGAAGGCTTCGTTACCCTGGCACCCCACTTATACTTTCGCGTGCCCGGCAAGAACGTGGTCGGCTACAGCGAGATGCCTGAGGCATTCAAACTGGCGGCTTCGCTTAACGACGATCAGGTAGTTGCCGACATGGGTGCCTGCATCAACTATCTCAAGACACAAAAGGATGTCGCCCCGAAGGTAGGGGTGGTCGGTTTCTGCATGGGCGGCCGAATCACCTTCCTGACCGCCTGCCGGAACAGCGCAGTTGACGCAGCCGTCCCCTTTTACGGCGGCGGGATGGTGACGGCTCAAGCCGGACGCAAGGCACCGATCGAGTACGTCAACCAGTTGCGCGCTCCGGTGCTGGCTTTTTTCGGGGGCAAGGATGCCTTTATCCCGGCCGCCGACGTGGAAAAATTCCGCGTCGAAACCCAGCGCGCCGGCAAGAATGTCGAGGTCGTGCTGTACCCCGATGCCGACCACGGCTTCATGTGCGACGAGCGTCCCTCCTTCCACCCCACCCATTCCAAGGAGGCGTGGGCGCGAGCGGTGGAATTCTTCAAACGCAACCTCAGCTAGCGGCGTGCTTAAAGCGGCCTGCGTGAAGAGGCCCGGCCGGATGGCCGGCCCGATCCAAGGAGGGCGGTGATGGAAATAGTCGGGCAGGAAATTCAAATTGCTAGCGGCCAGGAAAAGATGGGCTGTTACCTAGCCCATCCCAAAACTCCAGGCCGCTACCCGGCGGTGGTGGTCACGATGGAGGTGGTCGGACTGAGCGATGATATCCGGCACACCTCCAATCAGTTCGCCGAGCAGGGCTTTGTCGCGATCGCGCCCAACCTATATTTTCGCATCCCGGGCCCTCAAACCCTCCCCTACGGCCATCTGCCCGAGGCCCTGAAGCTGGCCGCTACGCTGACTGACGATGGCATCGTGCGCGACATGAGCGCGACGATCGATTTCGTCAAGGACCATCCATTGTCCAACGGCAAAGTCGGGGTGGTCGGCTTTTGCATGGGCGGACGGATCGCTTTCCTGACCGCCTGCCGTAATTCCACCCTGAATGGCGCAATTTCGTTTTACGGCGGCGGCATTTTGCGAGCCGCCCAACCCGGAGCCGCACCTGCGATCGACTACCTGGCTAACTTGCGCGCTCCGATGATCGCCTTCTTCGCCGGCCAAGACCCTCACATTCCGCTCAGCGACGGCGAGACTATCGGCGCCCGGGCCAAGCAGTTGGGGAAGCAGGTCGAGGTGCGGGTCTATCCGGAGGCCGGCCATGGCTTCATGTGCGAAAATCCGGCGCGCGGCGCTTATCACGAAGCTTCCGCCAAAGATGCCTGGCCGCGCATGCTCAGCTTCTTCCGCCAGCATCTAGGCTAAGCTCGCGCCGACGTTTTGCACCGCGGCAGTGGTGAGCGACGCACCGACATGGCGAGCACGGCCTGAAGGCAAAATATGCCTGCCGCGATAATTTTTTACGCCGGGGTGCCCATGATGGAGTGAAGTAAACGCCGTGTTCGCCAAACCGATTGCGGGTACAATCGAAGCGGAATATCTCGGCGGCAGGTGAGACGATGCGAAAAACTACGGGTGGAATCGCGTTTTTGGCGCTGGCAGTCACCTTGGGTTGGCCCGCGCTCACCCGGGCCCAGGAAAATCTTCTGCTCAACCCCGACCTCAGCCAGGGCAGCGGCAATTCGCCCACCGACTGGGTCGGGCAGAGCTGGCTGCAGGGTCAACCCAACTCCAAGTATCAGGGCACGCTCCAATGGCTCTCCCAATCGCAGCCGGCCGAGTTGGAGGTCAGCAATAGCGCGCCAGACGATGCGCGTTGGGTCCAAACCTTACAACTTGACGCCGGACTTTACCATTTAA includes:
- a CDS encoding dienelactone hydrolase family protein; this encodes MEIVGQEIQIASGQEKMGCYLAHPKTPGRYPAVVVTMEVVGLSDDIRHTSNQFAEQGFVAIAPNLYFRIPGPQTLPYGHLPEALKLAATLTDDGIVRDMSATIDFVKDHPLSNGKVGVVGFCMGGRIAFLTACRNSTLNGAISFYGGGILRAAQPGAAPAIDYLANLRAPMIAFFAGQDPHIPLSDGETIGARAKQLGKQVEVRVYPEAGHGFMCENPARGAYHEASAKDAWPRMLSFFRQHLG
- a CDS encoding dienelactone hydrolase family protein, whose product is MEIVKQEIEIPTGQERMSCHIARPTSGGPYPALVVVMEVFGLNDNIRKLADRFASEGFVTLAPHLYFRVPGKNVVGYSEMPEAFKLAASLNDDQVVADMGACINYLKTQKDVAPKVGVVGFCMGGRITFLTACRNSAVDAAVPFYGGGMVTAQAGRKAPIEYVNQLRAPVLAFFGGKDAFIPAADVEKFRVETQRAGKNVEVVLYPDADHGFMCDERPSFHPTHSKEAWARAVEFFKRNLS